In Treponema denticola, one genomic interval encodes:
- a CDS encoding YifB family Mg chelatase-like AAA ATPase — protein sequence MEILSFSSFGYEGELIKVEADLRRGLPVIDIVGLPGSAVKEARDRMRAAIRNSGLEFPVSRILINLSPADQKKEGSGFDLPIAIAVLTAKEAEKNSAEVKAKAQTIIPQDEDREKESVMIMGELELSGRVRPVRGLIGAISAARSQGIKYFIVPKENEAEALIEDGINVFGVSDLIEALEFFYQIENGKFNTKPQGLKKESFPYKGAVPLFVWSDMEEPEDFDFQKDSKSEFGLVKGFEDIRGQDGLIRALEIAAAGGHNLIAYGPPGCGKTLSLSRFPLLLPDMDEKTAMETTRIYSIAGLLPQSAPNPRLLKRPPFRMPSQNASMEGIIGGAGKCMPGEVSLAHGGVLFLDEAAQFKASVLQSLRAPLETGSVTLSRAGRSSTFPARFQLLLAINPCPCGNFGSPGKVCTCLPYEIEKYWKKLTAPLLDRIDIRVPVMPPKPENILAEAKYSTQTMREKIKNARLIQWERLKFTNKEKKVQNIIYENAKLSPQETAEVCKMSGEAERFFSVIVDSKKLSGRGSHALLKISRTIADIESSKNISLAHIEEAAALRQWIKYLPDFL from the coding sequence ATGGAAATTTTAAGTTTTTCGTCATTCGGGTATGAAGGAGAATTGATTAAGGTCGAGGCAGATTTAAGGCGAGGCTTGCCGGTTATCGACATAGTGGGGCTACCCGGTTCTGCGGTAAAGGAAGCAAGGGATAGAATGAGGGCTGCTATCAGGAATTCGGGACTTGAATTTCCCGTAAGCAGGATACTGATAAATTTAAGCCCTGCCGATCAAAAAAAAGAAGGAAGCGGTTTCGATCTTCCTATTGCCATCGCCGTCCTAACTGCAAAAGAGGCAGAAAAAAATTCGGCAGAGGTTAAAGCAAAAGCTCAAACTATAATTCCCCAAGATGAAGACAGGGAGAAAGAATCCGTGATGATAATGGGCGAGCTTGAGCTTTCAGGCAGGGTAAGGCCTGTGCGCGGTCTCATAGGAGCTATCTCGGCAGCCCGTTCTCAAGGCATCAAATACTTTATAGTTCCAAAAGAAAACGAGGCCGAAGCCCTCATCGAAGACGGCATCAATGTATTCGGAGTGTCCGATTTAATCGAAGCTCTGGAATTTTTCTACCAAATAGAAAACGGGAAATTCAATACAAAGCCTCAGGGGTTAAAAAAAGAAAGCTTCCCCTATAAGGGAGCCGTACCTCTTTTTGTATGGAGCGATATGGAAGAACCGGAAGATTTCGATTTTCAAAAAGACTCAAAAAGCGAGTTCGGCTTGGTAAAAGGCTTTGAGGATATCCGCGGACAGGACGGCCTGATACGGGCATTAGAAATAGCGGCGGCAGGAGGGCATAACCTCATAGCCTACGGACCTCCCGGCTGCGGAAAGACCCTTTCTTTAAGCCGCTTTCCCCTCCTCCTCCCCGACATGGACGAAAAAACAGCAATGGAAACAACCCGCATTTACAGCATCGCCGGTCTCTTGCCCCAATCGGCACCGAACCCCCGTCTTTTAAAAAGGCCGCCCTTTAGGATGCCTTCTCAAAATGCAAGTATGGAAGGCATCATAGGAGGAGCCGGAAAATGTATGCCGGGCGAAGTTTCCCTCGCTCACGGGGGCGTTCTTTTTTTAGATGAAGCCGCTCAATTTAAGGCAAGCGTTTTGCAAAGCCTCCGTGCCCCCTTAGAAACGGGAAGCGTAACCTTGAGCCGTGCCGGAAGAAGCAGCACCTTCCCTGCCCGCTTTCAGCTCCTTCTTGCAATTAACCCATGCCCCTGCGGCAACTTCGGGAGCCCCGGAAAGGTCTGCACCTGCCTCCCCTATGAAATCGAAAAATATTGGAAAAAACTTACAGCCCCCCTCTTGGACAGAATCGATATAAGGGTTCCGGTAATGCCGCCCAAACCTGAAAATATTTTGGCGGAGGCAAAATATTCTACCCAAACGATGAGAGAAAAAATTAAAAACGCAAGGCTCATTCAATGGGAAAGATTAAAATTTACAAATAAGGAGAAAAAAGTGCAAAACATAATTTATGAAAACGCAAAACTTTCACCCCAAGAAACGGCTGAAGTTTGTAAAATGAGCGGCGAGGCGGAAAGATTTTTTTCCGTGATTGTTGACTCAAAAAAACTTTCGGGAAGAGGAAGCCACGCCCTCTTAAAAATATCCCGCACAATCGCCGACATCGAATCAAGCAAAAATATTTCTTTGGCCCATATCGAAGAAGCAGCAGCCTTGAGGCAGTGGATAAAGTATCTTCCGGATTTTTTATAG